A genomic window from Methylorubrum extorquens includes:
- a CDS encoding LysR family transcriptional regulator: MPNSQVLRDMALFVEVAKRKSFSQAAVALGMPISSLSRRIASFEQSVGLRLLDRNTRKLILTSYGEVYLAQATRLVDEAQQVLDNLVAEARGPSGLLKIAAPPDFWVLHHLSRIVTDFSSVYENISVHVDLKPTPVDLVSDSYDLAIAIKEPRETSLIVRKVAEVENGLFAAPSYLSAEGSLRTPECLSVHHSIVSDGGAGTTWSFTRGSEIVSVAVSGPISCNSPSLARRFALAGQGIFNAHHLSVERDVTNGRLVQVLPEWDLAPTPVYIVTTSRLLPAKARSFIDYAMKQLPALMVTSHQGRQSGLRLRNHNQ; encoded by the coding sequence ATGCCGAATTCCCAGGTGCTGCGTGACATGGCGCTGTTCGTCGAGGTGGCTAAACGGAAAAGCTTCAGCCAAGCCGCAGTAGCACTAGGCATGCCGATCTCCTCGCTCTCGCGGCGAATTGCATCGTTTGAACAATCGGTTGGTCTGCGCCTTCTCGACCGTAACACTCGCAAGCTCATCTTAACGTCTTACGGCGAAGTCTATCTTGCACAAGCAACCCGTCTTGTTGACGAGGCACAACAGGTCCTCGATAACCTCGTCGCTGAAGCCAGGGGGCCGAGCGGCCTGCTGAAGATCGCTGCCCCGCCGGATTTTTGGGTGTTGCATCACCTCTCAAGGATCGTCACCGATTTTTCGTCCGTTTACGAGAATATTAGCGTCCACGTCGATCTGAAGCCCACTCCCGTCGATCTGGTGAGCGACAGCTACGACCTCGCGATTGCCATCAAGGAGCCGCGTGAAACCTCGCTGATCGTACGCAAAGTAGCTGAAGTGGAGAACGGGCTTTTCGCCGCGCCGTCCTATCTCAGCGCTGAAGGCTCGCTGAGAACGCCTGAATGCCTTTCAGTACACCATTCCATCGTGTCCGATGGCGGTGCAGGCACGACCTGGTCGTTCACCCGCGGCAGCGAAATCGTTTCAGTGGCTGTAAGCGGCCCGATCTCTTGCAACTCGCCAAGCCTCGCGCGCCGATTTGCACTGGCAGGTCAGGGGATTTTCAACGCTCACCACCTCAGCGTCGAGCGCGATGTTACGAATGGGCGGTTGGTGCAGGTGCTGCCGGAGTGGGATCTGGCGCCAACACCTGTCTACATCGTCACGACTTCACGCCTCCTGCCAGCAAAGGCGCGAAGCTTTATCGACTACGCTATGAAGCAGCTCCCCGCTCTCATGGTTACGTCCCATCAAGGGAGACAAAGTGGGCTTAGGCTCCGGAATCATAACCAGTAG